A portion of the Acidobacteriaceae bacterium genome contains these proteins:
- a CDS encoding lysylphosphatidylglycerol synthase transmembrane domain-containing protein, with amino-acid sequence MMPDRAKSLLKVVPGFAVSAFFIWWTYIRIHPDGTRGFNPQVFRSIHVTSWVWVVAVLFFTAAGYTMRCFRWWMMLRPMGAKFSTCARVLMTSLAANNILPLRIGDIMRVFTYAGDLGVPPTSVLSTVILEKLLDVFTLAVLVMFTMHFGKGVSPHAKLVAELCVAISTAGLFVLIFGAKQLQGPIQKLSAKTQNGIVAKIEHYLGLAIECIEKIGILGTLMLIVYSFIAWGCEGVMYASAAKMIGLVTDWVGPWQAVAEANLSFLIPSSPGGIGPFELACQDALVRHGASKEWAATYGLLIHVWLLLALTGVGGAIFFAHRAHRALRKPLLEEVEALPTATEL; translated from the coding sequence ATGATGCCTGATCGCGCAAAGAGCTTGCTGAAAGTCGTTCCCGGGTTTGCAGTGAGTGCGTTTTTCATCTGGTGGACCTATATCCGGATACACCCGGATGGCACACGCGGCTTTAATCCGCAGGTCTTTCGCTCCATCCACGTAACGTCCTGGGTATGGGTTGTAGCGGTGCTGTTTTTTACCGCGGCGGGCTACACGATGCGCTGCTTCCGCTGGTGGATGATGCTGCGTCCGATGGGCGCGAAGTTCTCCACGTGCGCTCGTGTATTGATGACTTCGTTGGCAGCGAATAATATTCTTCCGCTGCGTATCGGCGACATCATGCGCGTGTTTACTTACGCCGGGGACCTTGGTGTGCCGCCTACCTCGGTGCTGTCGACAGTCATTCTCGAAAAGCTGCTCGACGTCTTTACGCTGGCCGTGCTGGTGATGTTCACCATGCATTTCGGCAAGGGGGTCTCGCCGCACGCGAAACTGGTGGCTGAGTTGTGCGTTGCGATCTCGACGGCTGGCTTGTTTGTGCTGATTTTTGGCGCCAAGCAGCTGCAGGGGCCTATACAAAAGCTTTCTGCAAAGACGCAGAATGGAATCGTGGCAAAGATTGAACACTATCTTGGCCTTGCGATTGAATGCATTGAAAAGATTGGCATCCTTGGCACGCTGATGCTGATCGTTTACAGCTTTATCGCATGGGGTTGCGAAGGCGTGATGTACGCTTCGGCCGCGAAGATGATTGGGCTGGTTACGGATTGGGTTGGCCCGTGGCAGGCTGTGGCGGAAGCGAATCTGTCGTTCCTTATCCCAAGCTCGCCGGGCGGTATTGGCCCGTTCGAACTGGCTTGCCAGGATGCCCTGGTTCGGCACGGCGCAAGCAAGGAGTGGGCCGCGACGTATGGCCTACTGATTCACGTTTGGCTGCTGCTGGCGCTTACAGGGGTGGGTGGCGCGATATTCTTCGCACACCGCGCTCATCGGGCGCTGCGCAAGCCGTTGCTGGAAGAAGTAGAAGCGTTGCCGACAGCGACAGAGCTGTAG
- the argS gene encoding arginine--tRNA ligase, translating to MYRILQQGIQAKIQALLAEQYDIELPPLVVELPPKLEFGEMALPIAFELAKRLKKAPRMIAQELQPLLAGIPGVASVEIAGAGYLNVKLDRAATAQRMAAGEHASVGGAGFRLIEHTSINPNKAAHVGHLRNAILGDTFARMVKPDGWKPGFATGVQNYIDNTGVQVADIVVAVTHLEGKTLDGVREWMTELLETNVRLDYACWDLYAHVSQWYDSDPELAPARKKLRLDTLHAIEAGGNDIATIAEIIATGVLRRHLETMERLGIEYDFLPRESEILHLHFWEYARKLMVEKGVLYLETVGKNAGAWVMRRAGAAPLAAGEVDEDAKILIRSNGTVTYVGKDIAYHLWKFGLLGLDFGYAKFREYATHTCWVSTTQGEDPHPSFGHADAIYNVIDSRQDDPQAQVKEALRALGYTSEAERYTHLNYAFVALTPRTAEELGYTLSDEDKAKQYLEVSGRKGFGVKADDLIDRMIAAARAEVDARHPELSEEERAEIADAIGVGALRFFMLRFTRNTLIAFDFREALSFEGETGPYAQYAAVRAANIFRKAGVTEDAVLAEFATLDVSAVMAEDSVWEMWLLCSRLSQVLEQGIAQAEPAVLARFAFVLAQGFSNFYHRHHILNETDATKRTVLLATAAVARRTLVQLLAWLGIRVPSAM from the coding sequence ATGTATCGGATTTTGCAGCAGGGAATTCAAGCGAAGATTCAGGCACTGTTGGCGGAGCAGTATGACATTGAGCTGCCACCGCTCGTAGTGGAGCTGCCGCCGAAACTGGAGTTCGGTGAGATGGCTCTGCCTATCGCCTTTGAACTCGCCAAGCGTTTGAAGAAGGCTCCGCGCATGATCGCGCAGGAGTTGCAGCCGCTGCTTGCTGGTATTCCCGGTGTGGCGAGCGTAGAGATTGCTGGCGCCGGTTACCTGAACGTGAAGCTTGACCGCGCCGCGACGGCGCAGCGCATGGCTGCGGGCGAACATGCGAGCGTTGGCGGCGCGGGCTTCCGCCTGATCGAGCACACCAGCATTAACCCGAACAAGGCGGCGCACGTCGGGCATCTACGGAACGCGATCCTTGGCGACACGTTTGCGCGCATGGTGAAGCCAGATGGATGGAAGCCGGGCTTTGCTACAGGCGTGCAGAACTACATCGACAACACCGGCGTGCAGGTTGCCGATATCGTCGTTGCTGTAACGCACCTCGAAGGCAAGACGCTCGATGGTGTTCGCGAGTGGATGACAGAACTGCTGGAGACGAACGTTCGTCTCGACTACGCGTGCTGGGATCTCTATGCGCACGTTTCGCAGTGGTATGACTCCGACCCTGAGCTGGCTCCGGCGCGTAAGAAGCTGCGTTTGGACACGCTGCACGCGATCGAAGCGGGCGGCAACGATATCGCCACCATCGCAGAGATCATCGCGACTGGCGTGCTGCGCCGTCATCTTGAAACGATGGAGCGGCTGGGTATCGAGTATGACTTTCTGCCGCGCGAAAGCGAGATTCTCCATCTGCACTTCTGGGAGTACGCCCGCAAGCTGATGGTCGAGAAGGGCGTGCTCTATCTTGAGACCGTGGGCAAGAACGCCGGGGCATGGGTGATGCGTCGCGCAGGCGCTGCGCCGCTCGCCGCAGGGGAAGTGGATGAAGATGCGAAGATCCTCATTCGCTCCAACGGAACGGTAACCTACGTTGGCAAGGACATCGCGTACCACCTCTGGAAGTTTGGCTTGCTCGGCCTGGACTTTGGCTATGCGAAGTTCCGTGAGTACGCCACGCATACCTGCTGGGTTTCGACGACGCAGGGGGAAGATCCGCACCCAAGTTTTGGCCACGCGGACGCGATCTACAACGTGATCGACTCGCGCCAGGACGATCCGCAGGCACAGGTGAAGGAAGCTTTGCGTGCGCTGGGCTACACCTCGGAAGCAGAGCGTTACACGCATTTGAACTACGCGTTCGTGGCGTTAACTCCGCGCACGGCTGAAGAGCTTGGCTACACCCTGAGCGATGAGGACAAGGCGAAGCAGTACCTCGAAGTCAGCGGACGTAAGGGCTTCGGCGTAAAGGCTGACGATCTTATCGACCGCATGATTGCAGCAGCTCGTGCGGAGGTGGATGCACGGCATCCTGAGTTGAGCGAAGAGGAGCGTGCAGAGATTGCTGACGCTATCGGCGTAGGAGCTTTGCGCTTCTTCATGCTGCGCTTCACGCGAAATACGCTGATCGCGTTCGACTTCCGCGAGGCGCTTAGCTTCGAAGGCGAGACCGGACCGTACGCGCAGTACGCTGCGGTGCGCGCGGCCAACATCTTCCGCAAGGCGGGTGTGACGGAAGATGCGGTGCTCGCTGAGTTCGCTACGCTCGATGTCTCTGCCGTGATGGCGGAGGACAGCGTTTGGGAGATGTGGCTGCTGTGCTCGCGGCTCTCGCAGGTGCTGGAGCAGGGTATCGCGCAGGCTGAACCCGCAGTGCTGGCTCGCTTTGCATTTGTGCTGGCGCAGGGCTTCAGCAACTTCTACCATCGCCACCACATCCTGAATGAAACGGATGCCACCAAGCGCACCGTGTTGCTGGCAACGGCAGCCGTTGCACGACGCACACTGGTGCAGTTGCTGGCATGGCTGGGCATCCGTGTCCCCAGTGCGATGTAG
- a CDS encoding cellulose synthase subunit BcsC-related outer membrane protein, which yields MSPLAFAQESPTTQLLSKAHALELRGRMDMAKQTWAQVLLADPNNTEALAGMARAAKSQGKIDEANQYLAQLRSINPSDPNIARVENMGTARDTNVLLKQAGELSQQGQYSRAMAILKQVYGNQPPPGDAALSYYQTEAATEDTRPQAVAGLRALVDKYPDDPRYAIALGKILTYNPRTRAEGRKLLSRYPNDADASESLRQALSWDQSNPANATEIRRFVQQHPDASLSNALAQDDQAMAARRRQQASVRAMTPEQKAALAAQAEQGREMQGAYAALNSKRYSEAEQRFQAVLERDPNNEKALAGLGYIRMNQANFGGAISYFTQAESAGDHSAGLEKALADSRFYYTLREASGALAEDDLPTAVSQFQSALAMRPNDASALQGLGGTLLKAEQPEPAISIYQTYTRLHGSDPQGWKGLFMAYSSANQFDLALGVDRRMPSGIHARLMRDPDYLRTLASVYSATNHDLEAQRILQTALSLPFPTDARGLRADVQMQYAALLSAAGRQEQASALYREVLAADSNNTTAWVGLVQADHGMGNDVDAYAQLQQMPPTNYQAAMQEPGFATSVASIYISQGHDDLAQNVLEQFLTAQQQNGQKPFVAAQVTLANLYLKHNNTEKAFPLFEQILTNNPDRPDAWKGLLNSLHATGHDQEALAEIQQMSPEMRRQLEADPDYLQTVGNIYAALGHPQDAMRFLNRAQAHYKQMGMTTPSAMDIQASWLLFNIGNDPALFKQLMMLGGRRDLTDAQRRQVQTLWASWAVRRSQQALAARNPKRAIALLNAAARAFPNNPGVLKALGSGYAAAGLPKEAIQIFRAQDLSTGDAADYRAAVGAALSGNDLKDAELWLRFGLDQYPRDAQLLGLAAKFETARGNAGRAADYYRASLTAMPGPDPGEQLAEALSHAPAPTRLPSQEAPQDLAALLSQPDAPVSSRATVVEDRPYLPGYGNMGAQAPVIVNQVPSRSYTSGASRPSKRYETAVPNSAASGYSYPSTTTIVQPSYQSQTGGYSYTTPASPAAESYVPSTQSAPASSPTYYGGSSYDGSGGVSVPAPVKPLKRRSTLGDYVPQSSLVERALPGQVRQEAQVSVLHLKPSAGRSYPLFIPGEPLPDAKGEAELVATVFQDRPQTLAVVKPTGGRQEDSTVRFTDGMAASSTPTMVTASAIMQQVTAADGTPLVQYVPVSVVESSGQQDNSQKSSTYTNPFANLGVPQQSKPATHPIRLRSHNWTGTARRNEGTGASSQPHYVPPPVYVPSDSPSSYVSHSPDRTIRLAPPITAQSATTPRTSRMTSAAARQRAAAIRANQAQSPLLLQGVSHPPSENYTTDNDSSTGLIKNAQFNAAAPQGNQISQPKPQAGQSSDRNTFSNFSSQGSSSSIDGQQGVGYSQQPTPGQQYPQPRTRGTTSSGTRRRSTRSSRTATTPQTLPPVQQTSPMAYPVYPQPLQNEGTPETQSTYPLPQAPTDDDLRQQNVPPLRGYFDPRVSANPKQPLTERQQTQLDLALIEASYSSWMGGSAYAWYRSGTAGIDRLTGLAAPFEVSFALGKAARLSFVPKAVFLNTGVLVQSADPVGKPILGTLYDSQTPSTVQQFASGVGGEVQFSTATFNAALGYSPYGFPVSNMIGRASWKPGNWHFTFYGGRDSIKETMLSYAGMRDPNPNSNGDIWGGVVGTGGGIRFDAGDAKSGLYVQGEGAQLTGYHVLTNRKYDGTMGAYFRVANWAEYGSLNIGGTIFGEHFDYNERGYTYGLGGYFSPNAYFLAAVPITWSGHWKENLHYTINGAIGLQTFQEDSQLYFPLDAAAQSQVPTVAGSGLTVNSNTGANYGLDAQVSYHVNEHWYIGGFMSANNTNNYNYVSGGAFARFTFKPQVQTVEYPTGLFPVEGFRPLRIP from the coding sequence ATCCGAACAACACCGAGGCCTTAGCCGGTATGGCGCGCGCGGCAAAGTCGCAGGGCAAGATCGATGAAGCGAATCAGTATCTTGCGCAACTGCGCTCCATCAATCCCAGCGATCCGAATATTGCTCGTGTCGAGAACATGGGCACCGCCAGGGATACGAATGTTCTGCTGAAGCAGGCTGGTGAGCTTTCGCAGCAGGGACAGTACTCCCGCGCGATGGCGATCCTCAAGCAGGTGTATGGCAATCAGCCGCCCCCGGGTGATGCAGCCCTTAGTTATTACCAGACAGAAGCTGCCACTGAAGATACGCGCCCTCAGGCCGTCGCTGGGCTTCGTGCCCTGGTCGACAAGTATCCGGACGACCCACGTTACGCGATCGCGCTGGGCAAAATTCTTACGTACAACCCGCGCACGCGTGCCGAAGGCCGCAAGCTGCTCTCGCGCTATCCGAACGATGCAGATGCGTCCGAGTCGTTGCGTCAGGCTCTTTCGTGGGACCAGTCCAATCCAGCAAACGCTACAGAGATTCGTCGTTTTGTTCAGCAGCATCCTGATGCTTCGCTTTCGAACGCACTGGCACAGGACGATCAGGCTATGGCCGCTCGCCGTCGCCAGCAGGCATCTGTCAGGGCGATGACGCCGGAGCAGAAGGCTGCTCTTGCGGCACAGGCGGAGCAGGGGCGCGAGATGCAGGGCGCTTACGCTGCGCTGAACTCGAAGCGATACTCGGAAGCAGAGCAGCGCTTCCAGGCCGTGCTCGAACGCGATCCGAACAACGAGAAGGCACTGGCCGGGCTTGGCTACATTCGTATGAACCAGGCCAACTTCGGTGGTGCCATCTCGTACTTCACGCAGGCGGAGTCGGCAGGGGACCACAGCGCCGGGCTCGAGAAGGCGCTTGCGGATTCGCGCTTCTACTACACGCTACGCGAGGCTTCCGGTGCACTTGCCGAAGATGATCTTCCGACGGCCGTGTCTCAGTTTCAATCTGCGCTGGCGATGCGTCCGAACGATGCGTCCGCGCTGCAGGGGCTGGGCGGAACCCTGCTCAAGGCCGAGCAACCGGAACCCGCGATTTCGATCTACCAGACGTATACACGTCTTCATGGTTCCGATCCTCAGGGTTGGAAGGGCCTCTTCATGGCGTACTCCTCGGCAAACCAGTTTGATCTGGCGCTGGGAGTTGATCGCCGGATGCCAAGCGGCATTCACGCACGTCTGATGCGCGATCCGGATTATCTGCGCACGCTGGCTTCCGTTTACTCGGCGACGAATCACGATCTTGAAGCGCAGCGCATTTTGCAGACAGCTCTCTCGCTCCCGTTCCCAACGGATGCTCGCGGCCTTCGGGCTGACGTGCAGATGCAGTATGCCGCATTGCTTTCCGCTGCAGGTCGGCAGGAGCAGGCTTCGGCGCTTTACCGTGAAGTGCTTGCCGCAGACTCGAATAATACGACCGCCTGGGTCGGCCTGGTGCAAGCTGATCATGGAATGGGCAATGACGTCGATGCGTACGCGCAACTGCAGCAGATGCCGCCGACGAACTACCAGGCTGCGATGCAGGAGCCTGGCTTTGCGACGTCCGTGGCTTCTATCTACATCAGCCAGGGACATGACGATCTTGCGCAAAACGTGCTGGAGCAGTTCCTGACAGCGCAGCAGCAGAATGGCCAGAAGCCTTTCGTTGCAGCTCAGGTTACGCTCGCCAACCTGTACCTCAAGCACAACAATACGGAAAAAGCGTTCCCGCTCTTTGAGCAGATTCTGACCAACAATCCAGACCGACCAGATGCGTGGAAGGGTTTGCTGAATTCGCTGCATGCAACGGGGCACGATCAGGAAGCATTGGCTGAGATTCAGCAGATGTCGCCGGAGATGCGCCGCCAGCTAGAAGCTGACCCCGACTATCTGCAGACGGTGGGCAATATCTACGCGGCGCTCGGCCATCCGCAGGATGCGATGCGTTTCCTGAATCGTGCGCAGGCTCATTACAAGCAGATGGGGATGACCACACCCTCGGCGATGGATATCCAGGCGTCCTGGTTGTTGTTCAATATTGGCAACGACCCAGCGCTCTTCAAACAGTTGATGATGCTTGGTGGTCGCCGTGATCTCACGGATGCGCAGCGCCGTCAGGTGCAGACGCTTTGGGCGAGTTGGGCGGTCAGGCGTTCGCAACAGGCGCTCGCTGCGAGAAACCCAAAACGTGCAATTGCTTTGCTGAATGCGGCGGCCAGAGCCTTTCCCAATAATCCCGGGGTGCTAAAAGCACTTGGTTCGGGTTACGCAGCCGCCGGCCTCCCCAAGGAGGCCATTCAAATCTTTAGGGCACAGGATCTTTCCACCGGAGATGCCGCGGATTACCGCGCCGCAGTTGGAGCAGCACTCTCTGGCAACGATTTGAAGGACGCGGAGCTTTGGCTTAGATTTGGCCTGGACCAGTACCCGAGAGACGCGCAACTACTGGGGTTGGCTGCAAAGTTTGAAACGGCCCGCGGCAACGCGGGCCGCGCTGCGGATTACTATCGCGCATCGCTGACGGCCATGCCGGGCCCCGATCCAGGGGAGCAGCTTGCTGAAGCGCTGTCGCATGCTCCGGCACCGACACGACTGCCAAGTCAGGAGGCTCCGCAGGATCTGGCCGCTTTGCTTTCGCAGCCGGATGCTCCTGTGAGCAGTCGAGCCACCGTGGTTGAGGACCGTCCTTATCTGCCAGGCTACGGCAACATGGGTGCACAGGCCCCGGTCATTGTGAATCAGGTTCCGTCGCGTTCGTATACGTCGGGCGCATCGCGTCCTTCCAAGCGCTACGAGACTGCGGTTCCCAACTCCGCAGCCAGCGGATACAGCTACCCCTCAACGACGACGATTGTTCAGCCGAGCTATCAGAGCCAGACCGGTGGTTATAGCTACACCACCCCGGCATCACCAGCAGCTGAGTCTTATGTCCCGTCAACGCAGAGCGCGCCCGCCTCTTCGCCGACCTACTATGGTGGTTCGTCGTATGACGGCTCAGGTGGAGTGTCTGTCCCGGCTCCTGTGAAGCCGTTGAAGCGCCGCTCAACGCTGGGCGACTACGTTCCTCAGTCAAGCCTTGTTGAGCGTGCACTTCCTGGACAGGTAAGGCAGGAAGCTCAGGTTTCGGTGCTTCATCTAAAGCCTTCTGCGGGACGCTCTTATCCTCTCTTTATCCCAGGCGAGCCGCTCCCTGATGCGAAGGGCGAAGCCGAGTTGGTCGCCACAGTGTTTCAGGACCGCCCGCAAACGCTTGCTGTCGTTAAGCCCACAGGCGGCCGACAAGAAGACAGTACTGTTCGGTTTACCGACGGTATGGCTGCAAGCTCAACGCCCACGATGGTCACGGCCAGCGCGATCATGCAACAGGTGACAGCAGCAGACGGCACACCTCTCGTGCAGTACGTACCGGTTTCGGTGGTGGAGAGCAGCGGACAGCAGGACAACAGCCAGAAGAGCTCCACGTACACAAACCCTTTTGCGAACCTTGGCGTTCCGCAGCAGTCTAAGCCTGCGACTCACCCGATTCGTCTTCGGTCGCACAACTGGACCGGGACGGCGCGTCGCAACGAGGGAACAGGCGCATCGTCGCAGCCGCATTATGTTCCACCGCCGGTTTACGTTCCTTCAGACTCGCCGTCGAGTTATGTGTCGCACTCGCCGGACCGAACGATCCGTCTGGCCCCGCCTATTACGGCGCAGTCTGCAACTACACCGCGTACTTCGCGGATGACATCGGCAGCAGCTCGGCAGCGCGCGGCTGCGATTCGTGCGAATCAGGCTCAATCGCCTCTGCTGCTACAAGGTGTGAGCCATCCGCCGAGCGAAAACTACACGACAGATAATGATTCCTCCACGGGACTGATCAAGAACGCGCAGTTCAATGCTGCAGCGCCGCAGGGCAACCAGATTTCACAACCGAAGCCTCAGGCTGGCCAGTCTTCTGACAGGAATACCTTCAGCAACTTCTCCTCTCAGGGGTCGTCGAGCTCCATAGACGGTCAGCAAGGGGTAGGCTACTCGCAGCAGCCAACGCCCGGGCAGCAGTACCCGCAGCCGCGTACTCGGGGAACAACGAGCAGTGGCACACGCCGCCGCTCCACGCGCTCTTCGCGCACGGCGACTACGCCTCAGACCTTGCCCCCGGTTCAGCAAACATCCCCCATGGCGTATCCGGTCTACCCGCAGCCATTGCAGAACGAAGGAACGCCAGAGACGCAGTCGACCTATCCTCTGCCGCAGGCTCCTACGGACGACGACCTGCGTCAGCAGAACGTTCCGCCGCTGCGTGGCTACTTCGATCCTCGTGTTTCGGCTAACCCGAAACAGCCGCTGACGGAGCGTCAGCAGACGCAGTTGGATCTTGCGTTGATTGAAGCCAGCTACTCAAGCTGGATGGGTGGAAGCGCGTACGCCTGGTATCGCTCCGGCACCGCTGGTATTGATCGCCTCACAGGGCTTGCAGCACCCTTTGAAGTTTCTTTTGCGTTGGGTAAAGCGGCTCGGCTCTCGTTCGTACCGAAGGCCGTTTTCCTTAACACTGGCGTACTCGTACAGTCTGCGGACCCGGTCGGCAAGCCGATTCTGGGAACACTTTATGACAGCCAGACGCCTTCGACGGTGCAGCAGTTTGCTTCGGGCGTTGGTGGAGAGGTGCAGTTCTCAACGGCGACCTTCAATGCCGCGCTGGGCTACTCTCCGTATGGCTTCCCGGTTTCGAACATGATTGGCCGGGCGAGCTGGAAGCCGGGCAACTGGCACTTCACGTTCTATGGTGGACGCGATTCGATCAAGGAGACGATGCTCTCCTATGCCGGCATGCGCGATCCGAACCCAAACTCCAATGGCGATATCTGGGGTGGTGTGGTCGGAACAGGCGGCGGTATTCGCTTCGACGCCGGGGATGCGAAGTCTGGCCTCTACGTGCAAGGTGAGGGGGCTCAGTTGACGGGCTACCATGTGCTGACCAACCGCAAGTATGACGGCACAATGGGTGCTTACTTCCGCGTGGCAAACTGGGCGGAGTACGGTTCACTGAACATTGGCGGGACGATCTTTGGCGAGCACTTCGACTATAACGAGCGCGGCTACACGTACGGGCTTGGCGGCTACTTCAGCCCGAATGCTTACTTCCTTGCTGCAGTACCGATCACCTGGAGTGGGCATTGGAAGGAAAATCTGCATTACACGATCAATGGTGCGATCGGCCTGCAGACGTTCCAGGAAGATAGCCAGCTCTACTTCCCGTTGGACGCGGCCGCACAGTCGCAGGTGCCGACGGTGGCTGGTAGTGGCCTGACGGTGAACTCGAACACGGGTGCGAACTACGGGCTGGATGCCCAGGTTTCGTACCATGTGAACGAACACTGGTACATCGGCGGCTTCATGAGCGCGAACAATACGAACAACTACAACTACGTTTCTGGCGGTGCGTTTGCGCGGTTTACGTTCAAGCCGCAGGTGCAGACGGTGGAGTATCCGACGGGGCTGTTCCCGGTCGAAGGCTTCCGTCCGCTTCGCATTCCGTAG
- a CDS encoding leucyl aminopeptidase has translation MNTSLLFQDPTEFSSPLLAVFAVDIATAKGEAPSPALLTTSDALAKAASRWLMEGEFKAGLGETLLLHAPDDVKAERLLVVGLGKAKSLTIHELRKAAGTAVRFVRPRGVRSLAIAFPEDRALADEPSNSLAPELAARAIAEGALVADFEIDSYRSDRKDQSLESLTLLSHSAEKRDRGAIQLGFDTGLVVGESQNFARALINEPGNVLTPTELGKRAAGMAAETGLSCEVYSTDKLLELGMGAFHAVAKGSYEAPALIVLRYEPKAALPADAPTIGLVGKGITFDTGGISIKPADGMDKMKYDMAGAAAMLGAMRAIALLKPAVRVLSVICSCENMPSGRAYRPGDVLTAMSGTTIEVLNTDAEGRLVLADGLHYAKTLGATHLINAATLTGAIGVALGQLNGGLFTNDEEATAHFFSGFNIAGEKFWQMPCTDDYRDQIKSSIADIMNTGGSRYGGSISAAMFLKEFVGETPWIHLDIANMAWIDNDKPWQSKGPSGIGVRSILEWVRSYES, from the coding sequence ATGAACACCTCGCTGCTATTCCAGGACCCCACTGAGTTTTCCTCGCCTCTCCTCGCTGTTTTTGCGGTCGATATCGCGACGGCAAAAGGTGAAGCGCCATCTCCAGCACTGCTTACGACCTCCGACGCGTTGGCCAAGGCCGCCTCACGCTGGTTGATGGAAGGCGAGTTCAAAGCCGGTTTGGGCGAGACGCTTCTGCTCCATGCACCGGATGATGTCAAAGCGGAGCGTCTTCTTGTCGTTGGTCTGGGCAAGGCCAAGTCGTTGACGATCCATGAGCTTCGCAAAGCTGCCGGCACTGCTGTACGATTTGTCAGACCACGCGGTGTTCGTAGTCTGGCGATTGCGTTTCCGGAAGACCGGGCACTTGCCGACGAACCATCCAATTCTCTTGCGCCAGAACTCGCAGCGCGAGCGATCGCCGAAGGCGCTCTGGTCGCAGACTTCGAGATCGACAGCTATCGCTCGGACCGCAAAGACCAGAGCCTCGAGAGTTTGACGCTTCTGAGCCATAGCGCGGAGAAACGTGATCGTGGCGCTATCCAGTTAGGCTTTGATACAGGCCTGGTCGTAGGGGAATCGCAAAACTTTGCGCGCGCACTGATCAATGAGCCCGGCAACGTACTGACTCCGACAGAATTGGGCAAGCGCGCTGCGGGTATGGCTGCGGAAACGGGACTTTCCTGCGAAGTCTACTCCACCGACAAGCTGCTGGAGCTGGGCATGGGAGCCTTTCATGCTGTCGCCAAGGGCTCGTATGAGGCGCCGGCTTTGATTGTGCTGCGTTATGAGCCGAAAGCCGCCCTTCCTGCCGATGCGCCGACGATCGGACTCGTCGGCAAAGGCATCACCTTCGACACCGGCGGTATCTCCATCAAGCCTGCCGATGGCATGGACAAGATGAAGTACGACATGGCCGGTGCGGCTGCGATGCTTGGAGCCATGCGCGCCATCGCGCTGCTGAAGCCTGCGGTACGCGTGCTCTCGGTAATCTGCTCCTGCGAGAACATGCCCTCAGGCCGTGCGTACAGGCCCGGCGATGTGTTGACCGCAATGAGCGGAACAACCATCGAAGTATTGAACACCGATGCCGAAGGCCGCCTTGTGCTCGCCGATGGCCTGCACTATGCGAAGACGCTAGGCGCGACGCACCTGATCAACGCCGCGACCCTTACCGGAGCCATTGGCGTCGCGCTTGGCCAGCTCAACGGCGGCCTCTTCACCAATGACGAAGAGGCGACCGCTCACTTCTTCTCCGGTTTCAATATCGCTGGTGAGAAGTTCTGGCAGATGCCCTGCACCGACGACTACCGCGACCAGATCAAGAGCTCGATTGCCGACATTATGAACACCGGCGGCTCACGCTACGGCGGCTCCATCTCGGCGGCAATGTTCCTGAAAGAGTTCGTCGGCGAGACGCCGTGGATTCATCTCGATATCGCCAATATGGCATGGATAGACAACGACAAGCCGTGGCAGTCCAAGGGGCCAAGCGGCATCGGTGTTCGTTCGATTCTTGAGTGGGTTCGCAGCTACGAGAGCTAA